A genomic stretch from Candidatus Avedoeria danica includes:
- a CDS encoding SBBP repeat-containing protein, translated as MLKHWSARIIIALAAVGLLTAATGSAVRGQSAAKSPLPSAEPAIGFIPNGGQWDEAAAYHAAPSGVDVWLKTNGFVYAPGDTGLTPGVELPPEASETPADEVPTTIARHVVTAEFEGASEGVTLDPAEGLPGEYNWLVGPESDWVTGLHAYRSVTYRGLWSGIDATVRTGKAPAAVNGALAGDAIVKWTYTVAPGGDASQIKLRYTGQDSLAIENGVLKIGTQLGDLAETGLIAWQVRNGERLPVDAAFTIDGNVVGFAVGAYDPTLALVIDPVIIFSRRFGGSSTDSASNMSVDGSGSIYNSGMTASTNFPTQNAYQAAANVTYDCFVTKLNADSSALTYSTYLGGSSTDYECRHTLTPAGEVVVTATAAGTWVGVPILIGTPSGFDANLAILGAAGNTLTASAEVGGTSTDYAHGITRMSNGNIVVVGTTSSSAGWPALGGADISLTGQEAYAVVLNPTISGAVGFSYVGGNSSDWGNAVAVDASNNVYVHYSTLSTDIAMIAGVGGNYDLGVAKLNAGLTAFAYQGRVGGSSTDPTAGGSDTSVPGSLYQIANNGILVDGSGQAWTTGMTASTDWPTTAGAYKTTNGGNYDAFVTGINAAGTGLVRSTYIGGTSTDTGRGLGIDGTGRIYMVGSAASSNYPTTPGEVQTTFGGSYDWVRTIFQPDLSGLVCSTYLGGSSTDYGADIEVTGNYKAILNGSTASANFPQVPDGSTVFGGGGGYDIANAHITCGGANLVITNSALTNRGSVRTSVSPIAFPDGNGAEPMAVQPPAAEADAAAPVAADGAVLPYAVQQLPENEECLAPGNFVQITIEITNTGLSDQLGAGPEYVASWDGGLLAGQPGSCAFFVGAGNCQVSASSVSVDADIPSGGVIQFAWMVRIAGGLASGTVIPVNQTLFYDTDEDGVNESFPQDALGFTLNCFPTVWPNNQLGKQVHLPILNFQGQDDVCESWIEVQNIGCRIAKAALVTWGEPGFCPPQAAGPLKVECTGLLKPGSTWNLYGAQVPTGSKSGILFKLSARQLSEDGIDVIPEDDITGDYVCEVLFFNVVGDADDYRRFKKAYNEGLVFDGIDMVRASGDGLLAVDVHRSCPGDATPGVDVTSKYNGLAGTHLGTYDEVYGGYSYYVPLVYASAAGFNTIIYIQNGGLMCSSLEIWFKARDDCLRATICDIATLAPGETYQLDANDCVGPDFQGSAWIRSTQVMGIAVDIIGGDVLMTYVGEPGEINYTFDPNKSTTRDGNQVAFAPLTYSEYQGWDAGIQVQNLSAVFAAKVKIYFLDRGGDIITTLVDWVCPRGSQTFFLPVVFDLPGNWVGSARAESQEWISPGSPNVLAPNIVGIVTLIKYTDVARTSKSEAIAYNMLPEHKIYDWQLGFGGGGLDSGIGLIAIPSLLKDLENSGLTSEIAIANVVPKPGFTDLVIYFYDQNGLLDYVCQKLNEKQVEYIDLQTWGYISDGFKGSAIISAWFWEHDVFDDTGFFLRNLVGLGAVSVERKGTHLGEDVPGDESAGDRGIPFAQTFDEEGEPLFEFCFMGPLPLCPGFVDNRPAPGDCVAAGFGAATIEIPGGAPFSAYPRGDVGGGNCTNAGVNDRNWGTHEFSVCPGTNDMTVTINTVTLAPFNGASCGLAGQDLLLALFIGPDGFNPNAECENFIENNKPDFQGLGAGSSYTFQIPNAPGAYTLMMQNNCDTTPPQSIGSVDFEINSRSAGSAGGPGSARSDRRTATATLVDSRPRGFPGGGCCLPGIPTANHWGSALESPCFEPASPCARDT; from the coding sequence ATGTTGAAACACTGGAGTGCGCGAATCATCATCGCGCTGGCAGCGGTCGGCTTGCTGACCGCCGCCACGGGATCCGCAGTGCGAGGCCAATCGGCGGCCAAGTCGCCGCTTCCCTCGGCTGAGCCGGCGATCGGGTTCATCCCGAACGGCGGCCAGTGGGACGAGGCGGCCGCGTATCACGCGGCACCGAGTGGGGTCGACGTCTGGTTGAAGACGAACGGCTTCGTCTATGCGCCGGGCGACACCGGCCTGACCCCGGGCGTCGAACTGCCGCCCGAGGCGTCCGAGACGCCCGCCGACGAGGTTCCGACCACGATCGCGCGCCACGTCGTCACGGCTGAGTTCGAGGGCGCTTCCGAAGGTGTGACGCTCGATCCGGCCGAGGGGCTGCCGGGCGAGTACAACTGGCTGGTCGGCCCGGAGTCCGACTGGGTGACGGGCTTGCACGCCTATCGCTCGGTGACCTACCGTGGCCTCTGGTCCGGCATCGACGCGACGGTACGCACCGGCAAGGCGCCGGCCGCGGTCAACGGCGCCCTGGCGGGCGACGCGATCGTCAAGTGGACCTACACGGTGGCGCCGGGCGGCGACGCTTCCCAGATCAAGCTGCGCTACACCGGCCAGGACAGCCTGGCGATCGAGAACGGCGTGCTCAAGATCGGGACGCAGCTCGGCGACCTCGCCGAGACCGGCCTGATCGCATGGCAGGTCCGCAACGGCGAGCGACTTCCGGTCGACGCCGCGTTCACGATCGACGGCAACGTCGTCGGCTTCGCCGTCGGGGCATACGATCCGACGCTTGCGCTCGTCATCGACCCGGTGATCATCTTCTCGCGCCGCTTCGGCGGCAGCTCGACCGACTCGGCGTCGAACATGTCGGTCGACGGCTCGGGCAGCATCTACAACTCGGGCATGACGGCGTCGACGAACTTCCCGACGCAGAACGCCTACCAGGCCGCGGCCAACGTGACGTACGACTGCTTCGTCACGAAGCTCAACGCCGACAGCTCGGCGCTGACGTACTCCACCTACCTCGGCGGCAGCAGCACCGATTACGAGTGCCGCCACACGCTGACGCCGGCAGGCGAGGTCGTCGTCACGGCGACCGCGGCCGGGACCTGGGTCGGCGTGCCGATCCTCATCGGCACGCCGAGCGGCTTCGACGCCAACCTGGCGATCCTCGGCGCGGCCGGCAACACGCTGACCGCTTCGGCTGAGGTCGGCGGCACGAGCACGGATTACGCCCACGGCATCACCCGGATGTCGAACGGCAACATCGTCGTCGTCGGGACGACGAGTTCGAGCGCCGGTTGGCCGGCCCTCGGCGGCGCGGACATCTCGCTGACCGGCCAAGAGGCATACGCGGTCGTCCTCAACCCGACGATCAGCGGCGCCGTGGGCTTCTCCTATGTCGGCGGCAACAGCAGCGACTGGGGCAACGCCGTCGCGGTCGACGCGAGCAACAACGTCTACGTTCACTACTCGACGCTCTCGACCGACATCGCGATGATCGCGGGCGTCGGCGGCAACTACGACCTCGGCGTGGCCAAGCTCAACGCGGGCCTGACGGCCTTCGCGTACCAGGGCCGCGTCGGCGGCTCGAGCACGGATCCGACGGCCGGCGGGAGCGACACCTCGGTTCCGGGCTCGCTCTACCAGATCGCCAACAACGGGATCCTGGTGGACGGCAGCGGCCAGGCCTGGACGACCGGCATGACGGCGTCGACCGACTGGCCGACGACCGCGGGCGCATACAAGACGACGAACGGCGGCAACTACGACGCGTTCGTCACGGGCATCAACGCCGCCGGCACCGGGCTGGTCCGCTCGACGTACATCGGCGGCACCAGCACCGACACCGGCCGCGGGCTCGGCATCGACGGCACCGGCCGGATCTACATGGTCGGCTCGGCGGCCTCGTCGAACTACCCGACGACGCCCGGCGAGGTCCAGACGACGTTCGGCGGCAGCTACGACTGGGTCCGAACGATCTTCCAGCCTGACCTGAGCGGTCTGGTTTGCAGCACCTACCTCGGTGGCAGCAGCACGGACTACGGTGCCGACATCGAGGTCACGGGCAACTACAAGGCGATCCTCAACGGCTCGACCGCCAGCGCGAACTTCCCGCAGGTCCCGGACGGCTCGACCGTCTTCGGCGGCGGCGGCGGCTACGACATCGCGAACGCGCACATCACGTGCGGTGGCGCCAACCTCGTCATCACGAACTCGGCCCTGACGAACCGCGGCTCGGTCCGCACGTCCGTCAGCCCGATCGCGTTCCCGGACGGCAACGGCGCCGAGCCGATGGCGGTCCAGCCGCCGGCGGCCGAGGCCGACGCGGCGGCGCCGGTGGCGGCGGACGGGGCCGTGCTGCCGTACGCGGTGCAGCAGCTGCCGGAGAACGAGGAGTGCCTCGCGCCCGGCAACTTCGTCCAGATCACGATCGAGATCACGAACACCGGCCTCTCGGATCAGCTGGGCGCCGGGCCGGAGTACGTCGCATCCTGGGACGGCGGCCTGCTGGCCGGCCAGCCCGGCTCGTGCGCGTTCTTCGTCGGCGCCGGCAACTGCCAGGTCAGCGCCAGCAGCGTCAGCGTCGACGCCGACATCCCGTCGGGCGGCGTGATCCAGTTCGCCTGGATGGTCCGCATCGCCGGCGGCTTGGCCTCCGGGACGGTCATTCCGGTCAACCAGACGCTCTTCTACGACACCGATGAGGATGGGGTCAACGAGAGCTTCCCGCAGGACGCGCTGGGCTTCACGCTCAACTGCTTCCCGACGGTCTGGCCGAACAACCAGCTCGGCAAGCAGGTCCACCTCCCGATCCTGAACTTCCAGGGCCAGGACGACGTCTGCGAGAGCTGGATCGAGGTTCAGAACATCGGTTGCCGGATCGCCAAGGCGGCCCTGGTCACGTGGGGCGAGCCGGGCTTCTGCCCGCCGCAGGCCGCCGGCCCGCTGAAGGTGGAGTGCACCGGCCTCCTGAAGCCCGGCAGCACGTGGAACCTCTACGGCGCGCAGGTTCCGACCGGCTCGAAGAGCGGTATCCTCTTCAAGCTGTCGGCCCGCCAGCTGTCCGAGGACGGCATCGACGTCATCCCCGAGGACGACATCACGGGCGACTACGTCTGCGAAGTCCTCTTCTTCAACGTCGTCGGTGACGCGGACGACTATCGCCGCTTCAAGAAGGCCTACAACGAGGGCCTCGTGTTCGACGGCATCGACATGGTCCGCGCTTCCGGCGACGGCCTGCTCGCGGTCGACGTGCACCGCAGCTGCCCCGGCGACGCGACCCCGGGCGTGGACGTGACGAGCAAGTACAACGGCCTGGCCGGTACGCACCTCGGCACGTACGACGAGGTCTACGGCGGCTACAGCTACTACGTGCCGCTCGTGTACGCCAGCGCCGCTGGCTTCAACACGATCATCTACATCCAGAACGGCGGCCTCATGTGCTCGTCGCTGGAGATCTGGTTCAAGGCCCGCGACGACTGCCTGCGCGCGACGATCTGCGACATCGCGACGCTGGCGCCGGGCGAGACCTACCAGCTGGACGCGAACGACTGCGTCGGCCCGGACTTCCAGGGCAGCGCGTGGATCCGCTCGACCCAGGTGATGGGCATCGCGGTGGACATCATCGGCGGCGACGTCCTGATGACCTACGTCGGCGAGCCGGGTGAGATCAACTACACGTTCGACCCGAACAAGTCGACGACGCGCGACGGGAACCAGGTGGCGTTCGCGCCGCTGACGTACAGCGAGTACCAGGGTTGGGACGCCGGCATCCAGGTGCAGAACCTGAGCGCGGTGTTCGCGGCGAAGGTGAAGATCTACTTCCTGGACCGCGGCGGCGACATCATCACGACGCTGGTGGACTGGGTCTGCCCGCGCGGGAGCCAGACGTTCTTCCTGCCGGTCGTGTTCGACCTGCCGGGGAACTGGGTCGGGAGCGCGCGCGCGGAGAGCCAGGAGTGGATCTCGCCGGGCAGCCCGAACGTGCTCGCGCCGAACATCGTGGGCATCGTGACGCTGATCAAGTACACGGACGTGGCGCGGACCTCGAAGAGCGAGGCGATCGCCTACAACATGCTGCCCGAGCACAAGATCTACGACTGGCAGCTCGGCTTCGGCGGCGGCGGGTTGGACAGCGGCATCGGGCTCATCGCGATCCCGTCGCTGCTGAAGGACCTGGAGAACAGCGGCCTGACGTCGGAGATCGCGATCGCGAACGTCGTACCGAAGCCCGGCTTCACCGACCTCGTGATCTACTTCTACGACCAGAACGGCCTGCTGGACTACGTGTGCCAGAAGCTGAACGAGAAGCAGGTCGAGTACATCGACCTCCAGACGTGGGGCTACATCAGCGACGGCTTCAAGGGCTCGGCGATCATCAGCGCCTGGTTCTGGGAGCACGACGTGTTCGACGACACGGGCTTCTTCCTGCGCAACCTGGTCGGCCTCGGCGCCGTGTCGGTGGAGCGCAAGGGGACGCACTTGGGCGAGGACGTACCGGGCGACGAGTCGGCGGGTGACCGCGGCATCCCGTTCGCCCAGACGTTCGACGAAGAGGGCGAGCCGCTGTTCGAGTTCTGCTTCATGGGCCCGCTGCCGCTGTGCCCGGGCTTCGTGGACAACCGCCCGGCTCCGGGTGACTGCGTCGCGGCCGGCTTCGGTGCGGCGACGATCGAGATCCCGGGCGGCGCGCCGTTCTCGGCGTACCCGCGCGGTGATGTCGGCGGCGGCAACTGCACGAACGCGGGCGTGAACGACCGCAACTGGGGCACGCACGAGTTCTCCGTCTGCCCCGGCACGAACGACATGACGGTCACGATCAACACGGTCACGCTGGCGCCGTTCAACGGTGCGAGCTGCGGCCTTGCGGGTCAGGACCTGTTGCTCGCGCTGTTCATCGGACCGGACGGGTTCAACCCGAACGCCGAGTGCGAGAACTTCATCGAGAACAACAAGCCGGACTTCCAGGGTCTCGGCGCCGGCTCGTCGTACACGTTCCAGATCCCGAATGCACCAGGGGCTTACACGCTCATGATGCAGAACAACTGCGACACGACCCCGCCGCAGTCGATCGGTAGCGTGGACTTCGAGATCAACAGCCGATCGGCCGGTTCGGCCGGCGGACCGGGCAGCGCCCGGTCTGACCGAAGAACCGCCACCGCGACGCTCGTCGACAGCCGCCCCCGGGGATTCCCCGGGGGCGGCTGCTGTTTGCCCGGCATTCCGACGGCGAACCACTGGGGCTCGGCGCTCGAATCACCGTGCTTCGAACCTGCATCGCCATGTGCACGAGATACCTAG